The Terriglobus tenax genome contains a region encoding:
- a CDS encoding Gfo/Idh/MocA family protein produces MHPNMTRRTFLVASGLTALSSSRGFAASKTLRIGIIGPGGRMGSLLDALEKSGYSYEIVAICDVYAPNAERAKQRPNASSAVLHKDFRALLDDKSIDAVLCATPDHWHVRIAQAAVAAGKDVYLEKPVTHTLEEGALLQKAVRSSKQILQCGTQQRSWSHFRNAVALIQGGTLGKIPQVRTYWWQNYATASWAIPRPVDASQLDWKQWLGGAKDRPFDLEQYAHWRWFWDFGGGAMTDLFSHWIDIVHWAMKSDEPSLATMIGDKNIFQQWDCPDTIQAALRYPGFDVVYEGAMSSSIDDGGLEFRGTDATLKLTRSGMSVWREQVKSGANPILKEDSFEDGTIAHMRNFLDCVVSRKEPNAPVEAGIAAARAGHIANLAYQRGGLTKWPIKS; encoded by the coding sequence ATGCACCCAAACATGACCCGCCGCACCTTCCTCGTCGCCTCCGGCCTCACCGCACTCAGCTCATCCCGTGGCTTCGCCGCCAGCAAGACCCTCCGCATCGGCATCATCGGTCCCGGCGGACGCATGGGCAGTCTCCTCGACGCCCTCGAAAAGTCCGGCTACTCCTACGAGATCGTCGCCATCTGCGATGTCTACGCCCCCAACGCCGAGCGTGCGAAACAGCGCCCCAACGCATCCAGTGCCGTGCTTCACAAAGACTTCCGCGCTCTGCTCGACGACAAGTCCATCGACGCCGTCCTCTGCGCCACGCCCGACCACTGGCACGTCCGCATCGCGCAGGCCGCCGTCGCCGCCGGCAAAGACGTCTACCTGGAAAAGCCCGTGACGCACACGCTCGAAGAAGGCGCCCTCCTTCAAAAAGCCGTGCGCTCCAGCAAGCAGATCCTGCAATGCGGCACCCAGCAGCGAAGCTGGTCCCACTTTCGCAACGCCGTCGCACTCATCCAGGGCGGAACCCTCGGCAAGATTCCCCAGGTGCGCACCTACTGGTGGCAAAACTACGCCACGGCAAGCTGGGCCATCCCCAGGCCCGTTGACGCCTCACAACTCGACTGGAAGCAGTGGCTCGGCGGAGCGAAAGACCGCCCCTTCGACCTCGAGCAATACGCCCACTGGCGCTGGTTCTGGGACTTCGGAGGAGGCGCCATGACTGACCTCTTCAGCCATTGGATCGACATCGTCCACTGGGCCATGAAGTCCGATGAGCCCTCACTCGCCACCATGATCGGCGACAAGAACATCTTCCAGCAGTGGGACTGCCCCGACACCATCCAGGCCGCACTCCGCTATCCCGGCTTCGACGTCGTCTACGAGGGCGCAATGAGTTCTTCCATCGACGACGGCGGCCTCGAGTTCCGCGGCACCGACGCCACCCTCAAGCTCACACGCTCCGGCATGTCCGTCTGGCGCGAGCAGGTCAAATCCGGCGCCAACCCCATCCTCAAAGAGGACAGCTTCGAAGACGGCACCATCGCCCACATGCGCAACTTCCTCGACTGCGTCGTCTCCCGCAAAGAACCCAACGCTCCCGTAGAAGCAGGCATCGCCGCCGCCCGCGCAGGCCACATCGCCAACCTCGCCTACCAGCGCGGAGGCCTCACCAAATGGCCCATCAAATCCTAG
- a CDS encoding branched-chain amino acid transaminase, with protein MPITPTQNIWHNGQLIPWEKANIHVMSHVIHYGSSVFEGIRAYTQGTSAGVFRLPEHMQRLIDSAKIYRMPLPYTVDQLVSAVVDVVEANGVAPCYIRPIAFRGYGEIGVNPTKSPIEVYIANFPWGKYITASEGADVCISSWSRLAPNTMPSLAKAGANYMNSQLINMEAKANGYVEGIALDRNGYLSEGSGENLFLVRGGILYTTPLANSVLSGITRDSIITIAKHLGIPVVEQTLPRELIYIADEAFFTGTAAEVTHLRSVDQIMIADGKMGPITTAIHDEFFALVNGLKPDRYNWLTPVNVKVEATV; from the coding sequence ATGCCCATCACGCCAACGCAAAACATCTGGCACAACGGCCAACTCATTCCTTGGGAGAAGGCCAACATTCACGTCATGTCGCACGTGATCCACTACGGCTCTTCCGTCTTTGAAGGAATCCGCGCCTACACCCAGGGCACCTCCGCCGGCGTCTTCCGCCTGCCGGAGCACATGCAGCGGCTCATCGACTCGGCCAAGATCTACCGCATGCCCCTGCCCTACACCGTCGACCAGCTCGTTTCCGCCGTCGTCGATGTCGTTGAGGCCAATGGTGTCGCTCCCTGCTACATCCGCCCCATCGCCTTCCGCGGTTATGGCGAAATCGGCGTCAACCCCACCAAGTCGCCCATTGAGGTCTACATCGCCAACTTCCCCTGGGGCAAGTACATCACCGCCTCGGAAGGTGCCGATGTCTGTATCTCCTCGTGGAGCCGCCTGGCGCCCAACACCATGCCCTCGCTGGCCAAGGCCGGCGCCAACTACATGAACTCGCAGCTCATCAACATGGAAGCCAAGGCCAACGGCTACGTCGAAGGCATCGCGCTCGATCGCAACGGCTACCTGTCCGAAGGCTCCGGCGAGAACCTCTTCCTCGTGCGCGGTGGCATTCTCTACACCACGCCGCTCGCCAACTCGGTCCTCTCCGGCATCACGCGCGACTCCATCATCACCATCGCCAAGCACCTCGGCATCCCGGTCGTTGAACAGACCCTCCCGCGCGAACTCATCTACATCGCCGACGAGGCCTTCTTCACCGGCACCGCCGCCGAGGTCACCCACCTCCGCTCCGTCGACCAGATCATGATCGCCGACGGCAAGATGGGCCCCATCACCACCGCCATCCACGACGAGTTCTTCGCCCTGGTCAACGGCCTCAAGCCCGACCGCTACAACTGGCTCACCCCGGTCAACGTCAAGGTCGAAGCCACCGTCTAA
- a CDS encoding M48 family metalloprotease, with the protein MNRFLAVGLMAAVVGVGMRCEAAEPKLPVCRNAFTEPDEQKQGNEVAAKVYEAMPVLKDSDPVAVYVRGLGAKLVNFAPGYAWEYNFHVVASDEINAFALPGGSIFVNLATIQAAESEAQLAGVMGHEISHVVMRHSTCNITKQQKRSLWYGLGQIAAAATLGGNLGGLAAQGIGTAAGLDFLRMGRDAEKQADLMGTHILYDAGYDPRGMPQFFEIIQAKYGEGGAQMLSDHPNPGNRTQYVSAEIATLPPRDKPVRTTDEFRRVHDVAMKEKALKAEEVKAGAWKKSGQYEKGPGSKMD; encoded by the coding sequence ATGAACAGGTTCCTGGCAGTTGGGTTGATGGCGGCAGTGGTGGGAGTGGGGATGCGGTGCGAGGCGGCGGAGCCGAAGCTGCCGGTGTGCCGGAACGCGTTTACCGAGCCGGATGAACAGAAGCAGGGCAATGAGGTCGCGGCCAAGGTATATGAGGCGATGCCGGTGCTGAAGGACTCGGACCCGGTGGCGGTGTATGTGCGCGGGCTGGGGGCCAAGCTGGTGAACTTCGCCCCGGGCTATGCGTGGGAGTACAACTTCCACGTGGTGGCGAGCGATGAGATCAATGCGTTTGCGCTGCCGGGAGGATCGATCTTTGTGAACCTGGCGACGATCCAGGCGGCGGAGAGCGAGGCACAGCTGGCGGGCGTGATGGGACACGAGATCTCGCACGTGGTGATGCGGCATTCGACCTGCAACATTACCAAGCAGCAGAAGCGGAGCCTTTGGTATGGGCTGGGGCAGATTGCCGCGGCGGCGACGCTGGGTGGAAACCTGGGCGGGTTAGCCGCGCAGGGAATTGGCACGGCCGCCGGTCTGGACTTTCTGCGGATGGGGCGCGATGCGGAGAAGCAGGCCGACCTGATGGGAACACACATTCTGTATGACGCGGGGTACGATCCGCGCGGGATGCCGCAGTTCTTCGAGATTATCCAGGCCAAGTATGGCGAAGGCGGGGCGCAGATGCTGAGCGATCACCCGAATCCTGGAAACCGCACCCAGTATGTGAGCGCGGAGATTGCGACCCTGCCGCCGCGGGATAAGCCTGTGCGGACGACGGATGAGTTCCGCCGGGTGCATGATGTGGCGATGAAGGAGAAGGCGTTGAAGGCGGAAGAGGTGAAGGCGGGTGCGTGGAAGAAGTCTGGACAGTATGAGAAGGGGCCGGGCAGCAAGATGGATTAG
- a CDS encoding NAD-dependent epimerase/dehydratase family protein translates to MSQKKVLVGGAGGFIGGHLVRRLKSEGFWVRGVDIKKHEFAESAADEFIQADLRDPRVVKEVAEGIEDVYQLAADMGGAGYIFTGDHDANVMHNSATINLNMVEYGREAGVKRFFYSSSACIYPAYNQEDPDNPKCSEDSAYPAAPDSEYGWEKLFSERLYLSYMRNYGLHIRVARFHNIFGPEGTWRGGREKSPAAMCRKVATTPTGGEIEVWGDGKQTRSFLYVDECVDAVRRMMEGPFEGPLNIGSEEMVTINQLAETVMDIAGKPLSIKHIPGPLGVRGRNSDNHLIREKLNWEPSQPLRVGLEKTYAWIADQVKKVQAEEGELAAKA, encoded by the coding sequence ATGTCACAGAAAAAAGTGCTTGTCGGCGGTGCCGGCGGCTTTATCGGCGGCCACCTGGTTCGCAGACTGAAATCGGAAGGCTTTTGGGTTCGGGGCGTAGACATCAAGAAGCACGAGTTCGCCGAGTCGGCCGCGGACGAGTTCATTCAGGCGGATCTGCGTGACCCTCGCGTGGTGAAGGAAGTAGCCGAGGGCATTGAAGATGTGTATCAGCTGGCGGCCGATATGGGTGGCGCAGGCTACATTTTCACCGGCGACCATGATGCAAATGTGATGCACAATTCGGCCACCATCAACCTGAACATGGTGGAGTATGGCCGCGAGGCGGGTGTGAAGCGTTTCTTTTACTCTTCCTCGGCCTGCATCTATCCGGCTTACAATCAGGAAGATCCGGATAACCCGAAGTGCTCGGAAGATTCGGCGTATCCTGCTGCTCCGGACTCGGAGTATGGCTGGGAGAAGCTGTTCTCGGAGCGTCTTTACCTGTCGTACATGCGGAACTACGGTCTGCACATACGTGTGGCGCGCTTCCACAACATTTTTGGACCGGAAGGTACGTGGCGCGGTGGCCGTGAGAAGTCTCCGGCGGCGATGTGCCGTAAGGTTGCGACCACGCCTACGGGTGGAGAGATCGAGGTTTGGGGTGACGGCAAGCAGACCCGCTCGTTCCTGTATGTGGATGAGTGTGTAGATGCTGTCCGCCGCATGATGGAGGGACCGTTCGAGGGACCGCTGAACATCGGCTCCGAAGAGATGGTCACGATCAACCAGCTGGCGGAGACGGTGATGGACATTGCCGGCAAGCCGCTGTCGATCAAGCATATTCCGGGACCGTTGGGTGTGCGTGGACGTAACTCGGACAACCACCTGATTCGCGAGAAGCTGAACTGGGAGCCCAGCCAGCCGCTGCGCGTAGGACTGGAAAAGACCTATGCGTGGATTGCCGATCAGGTCAAGAAGGTCCAGGCTGAAGAGGGCGAGCTGGCCGCGAAGGCATAG
- the pyrH gene encoding UMP kinase produces MFKRVLLKLSGEALAAGRGFGIDAIFIHKVAEEIAEVARSGAQVAIVVGGGNFFRGVADQAIDMDRVAADHMGMLSTVINAIALQDAIEKQGLPTRVMSAIAMHEVAEPYIRRRAMRHLEKGRVVIFGAGTGNPYFSTDTAAALRAMEIKADVLLKATSVDGIYTADPKKVPDAVKFQTITYMEILKLGLKVMDATAVSLCKDNAMPMIIFSMREEGNILRVVKGETIGSMVTA; encoded by the coding sequence ATGTTCAAGCGCGTTCTCCTCAAACTGAGCGGAGAGGCCCTGGCCGCCGGCCGAGGCTTCGGAATTGACGCAATCTTCATTCACAAAGTCGCCGAAGAGATTGCCGAAGTGGCGAGAAGCGGCGCCCAGGTGGCGATTGTGGTGGGCGGCGGGAACTTCTTCCGCGGCGTGGCCGACCAGGCGATTGATATGGATCGCGTTGCCGCGGACCACATGGGCATGCTGTCGACTGTGATTAATGCCATTGCGCTGCAGGACGCGATTGAGAAGCAGGGGCTTCCGACGCGCGTGATGTCGGCGATTGCCATGCACGAGGTGGCGGAACCCTATATCCGGCGGCGCGCGATGCGGCACCTGGAAAAGGGACGGGTCGTGATCTTCGGAGCGGGAACGGGAAATCCATATTTCTCGACCGACACGGCGGCAGCGCTGCGAGCGATGGAGATCAAGGCGGATGTTCTGCTGAAGGCGACTTCGGTGGACGGCATCTACACGGCGGACCCGAAGAAGGTTCCGGACGCGGTGAAGTTCCAGACGATTACCTACATGGAGATTCTGAAGCTGGGGCTGAAGGTGATGGATGCCACGGCGGTTTCCCTGTGCAAGGACAATGCGATGCCGATGATCATCTTCTCGATGCGCGAGGAAGGCAATATCCTGCGCGTGGTGAAGGGCGAGACGATCGGATCCATGGTGACGGCGTAG
- a CDS encoding acyltransferase family protein, whose protein sequence is MTETLLKPVAEASAAAPRSARKPLLPALTGVRTFLAANIMFFHFTPPHIDWIVPIVGHGFVFVGFFLLISGFILSYNYADRIRAVKLKDFYLARVARLYPVYLVSLVVSIPILITEFHVRSRVEFVEGAIMTPLLLQGWSPWLATFWNTVAWTLSTEAFLYAIFPFMMRLRWPVKPARLVALGLGIWALGLVPHVIYMLTNPDGLPTIDRYSYGYYLRGLKFTPLPYVCTFTAGIVLGRLQAVTEMSQRLRAVLAFVAVGGVLGFLYLLADHTPYVLMHGGLLTPLFAMLVLGVTGKNPVSAFFGWKPFVVIGESTLCIYLLHFNMLQMLRDYHVAERLHFAALDPWASYVLVVGFAYLLYRFYENPARKWVLATFGTKRA, encoded by the coding sequence GTGACTGAAACACTTCTCAAGCCCGTCGCCGAGGCATCTGCGGCTGCTCCACGGAGCGCGCGGAAGCCACTTTTGCCTGCATTGACGGGCGTTCGCACCTTCCTGGCGGCGAACATCATGTTCTTCCACTTCACGCCGCCGCACATTGACTGGATTGTGCCGATTGTGGGGCATGGGTTTGTGTTTGTCGGCTTCTTCCTGCTGATTTCGGGCTTTATTCTGAGCTACAACTATGCCGACCGGATTCGCGCGGTGAAGTTGAAGGACTTTTACCTGGCGCGTGTGGCCAGGCTTTACCCGGTGTACCTGGTGTCGCTGGTGGTCTCGATCCCGATCCTGATCACAGAGTTCCACGTCCGCAGCCGTGTGGAGTTTGTGGAGGGCGCCATCATGACGCCGCTGCTGCTGCAGGGTTGGAGTCCGTGGCTGGCAACCTTCTGGAATACGGTGGCCTGGACGCTATCGACCGAGGCGTTTCTGTACGCGATCTTCCCGTTCATGATGCGGCTGCGGTGGCCGGTGAAGCCTGCCCGGCTGGTGGCCCTGGGGCTGGGGATATGGGCGCTGGGACTGGTGCCGCATGTGATCTACATGCTGACTAATCCGGATGGACTGCCGACGATTGACCGCTATTCGTATGGCTACTACCTGCGCGGTCTGAAGTTCACCCCGCTGCCGTATGTGTGCACCTTTACGGCGGGCATTGTGCTGGGCCGGCTGCAGGCGGTGACGGAGATGAGTCAGCGGCTGCGCGCGGTGCTGGCGTTTGTGGCCGTGGGCGGGGTGCTGGGCTTCCTGTACCTGCTGGCGGACCATACACCCTATGTGCTGATGCATGGCGGCCTGCTGACGCCACTGTTTGCGATGCTGGTGCTGGGTGTGACGGGGAAGAACCCGGTGTCAGCCTTCTTTGGCTGGAAGCCGTTTGTGGTGATTGGTGAGTCGACGCTGTGCATCTACCTGCTGCACTTCAATATGCTGCAGATGCTGCGGGACTACCATGTGGCGGAGCGGCTGCACTTTGCGGCGCTGGATCCGTGGGCGTCGTATGTGCTGGTGGTGGGGTTTGCGTACCTGCTGTACCGGTTCTATGAGAATCCGGCGCGGAAGTGGGTGCTGGCGACCTTTGGGACGAAGCGGGCGTAG